In Halobaculum sp. XH14, a single genomic region encodes these proteins:
- a CDS encoding NUDIX domain-containing protein, translated as MAHVVTAFLRNRGEVLLVRRGDAVGTYRGQWGGVSGYVEDDTDDPLADACREVEEEVGVEGSALTLVRAGDPVAVDDAEGTFTVHPFLFECATREVTKNEELAAHEWVPATAMLGRETVPKLWAAYRAVGPTLETVRDDDTHGSSDVSVRALEALRDEAAVAESWDAVADAARALRDARPGMAALSNRVNRVVAGAERTPAAVRDRAIAAVEAAVNADEAAATEAATLLDGAVLTLSRSGTVAAALADHDERVFVAESRPGGEGRDVAAELAAADREVTLLPNAAVPAVLAEDVVDAALVGADTVFPDGDVANKVGTRGLALAAAREGVPCYAVTARDKISGTDSFHPGSAGFDVPAGVESFAPLFDRTPSNLVTVVTEDGPLDVDAVAAVAEEHRALAGWDEETWDDDTH; from the coding sequence ATGGCCCACGTCGTCACCGCCTTCCTCCGGAACCGCGGCGAGGTGCTGCTGGTCCGCCGGGGCGACGCGGTCGGCACCTACCGCGGGCAGTGGGGCGGCGTCTCCGGCTACGTCGAGGACGACACGGACGACCCGCTCGCGGACGCGTGCCGCGAGGTCGAGGAGGAAGTCGGCGTCGAGGGGTCGGCCCTGACGCTCGTCCGCGCCGGCGACCCGGTAGCGGTAGACGACGCCGAGGGGACGTTCACCGTCCACCCGTTCCTGTTCGAGTGCGCGACGCGCGAGGTGACGAAAAACGAGGAACTCGCGGCCCACGAGTGGGTGCCCGCGACGGCCATGCTGGGGCGCGAGACGGTGCCGAAGCTCTGGGCGGCGTACCGCGCGGTCGGCCCGACCCTCGAGACGGTCCGGGACGACGACACGCACGGCTCCTCGGACGTCTCCGTCCGTGCGCTGGAGGCGCTGCGCGACGAGGCGGCCGTCGCCGAGTCGTGGGACGCCGTCGCCGACGCCGCGCGGGCCCTCCGGGACGCGCGGCCGGGGATGGCAGCGCTCTCGAACCGCGTGAACCGCGTCGTGGCCGGTGCCGAGCGGACGCCCGCGGCGGTCCGCGACCGCGCCATCGCGGCCGTCGAGGCCGCCGTGAACGCCGACGAGGCCGCGGCAACCGAGGCGGCGACGCTGCTCGACGGTGCAGTTCTCACGCTCTCGCGATCGGGCACCGTCGCCGCGGCGCTCGCCGACCACGACGAACGAGTGTTCGTCGCCGAATCGCGCCCGGGCGGCGAGGGGCGCGACGTCGCGGCGGAGCTGGCCGCGGCCGACCGGGAGGTGACGCTGCTGCCCAACGCCGCCGTCCCCGCCGTGCTGGCCGAGGACGTGGTCGACGCGGCGCTCGTCGGCGCCGACACGGTGTTCCCGGACGGCGACGTGGCGAACAAGGTCGGGACGCGGGGGCTGGCGCTCGCGGCCGCCCGCGAGGGCGTCCCCTGCTACGCCGTGACCGCCCGGGACAAGATTTCGGGCACCGACTCGTTCCATCCCGGGTCGGCCGGGTTCGATGTCCCGGCAGGGGTCGAGTCGTTCGCCCCGCTGTTCGACCGGACACCCTCGAACCTGGTCACCGTCGTCACCGAGGACGGCCCGCTCGACGTCGACGCCGTCGCTGCCGTGGCCGAGGAACACCGCGCGCTCGCGGGGTGGGACGAGGAAACCTGGGACGACGACACCCACTGA
- a CDS encoding TRAM domain-containing protein produces the protein MELSDELKCVFSAELDEAGDTYTVEVPKRELENGVLRPGEVVRVAILSTEQQSTAASERGSDGAQSNGGPGAESDEGRADGAAAGGRDGASGGLEPPVEEGDERTVDIEGIGEQGDGIARVERGFVVIVPDTEEGERVTIEITNVRTNVAFGEVLERKDYYV, from the coding sequence ATGGAACTTTCGGACGAACTCAAGTGCGTTTTCAGCGCCGAACTGGACGAGGCGGGCGACACCTACACCGTCGAGGTCCCGAAACGCGAACTCGAGAACGGCGTCCTCCGGCCGGGTGAGGTGGTCCGCGTGGCGATCCTCAGCACCGAGCAGCAGTCGACGGCCGCGTCCGAGCGCGGGAGCGACGGCGCGCAGTCGAACGGCGGTCCGGGGGCCGAGTCGGACGAGGGCCGCGCGGACGGTGCGGCAGCCGGCGGACGGGACGGGGCAAGCGGCGGACTCGAACCGCCGGTCGAGGAGGGCGACGAGCGGACGGTCGACATCGAGGGGATCGGCGAGCAGGGCGACGGCATCGCGCGCGTCGAGCGCGGCTTCGTCGTCATCGTCCCCGACACGGAGGAGGGCGAGCGGGTGACCATCGAGATCACGAACGTCCGGACGAACGTCGCGTTCGGCGAGGTCCTCGAGCGCAAGGACTACTACGTGTAG
- a CDS encoding 3-hydroxy-3-methylglutaryl CoA synthase, whose protein sequence is MNPDADAERGILAAGVYVPRARLPAETVADAWGSFEGRGIDTTAVPAGDEDAVTMGVAAAERAFEANTATGTSPDSPDSASVAPDEVGTLAFATTTPPLEEEQLGPRLVRALGLPDSCRTWEHGGSTAAGADAIQTALDADGPALAVVADAPEGDPAGEGHAFGAGAAAFLVADDALVPCEAVAAATDESPGIRFRERGATDLDSLDVTGYERAATRETTRRAIADLDVDPDEIRAAAVHQPNGSMPSRIADGDVVPADAVSAGLVADRVGDAGAATVPMGLVEALSTPGDGPVLAAFFGSGGSAVAFSFAGELDAVAGTDFDDGVAVEYAESLRKRGRLGDGEVAGGGANVSLPNWRRTLDARYALTAGRCPECGTLSFPGEGACGGCHERVEYERVSLSREGTVEARTVIGQGGAPPEFVALQRREGDYAAVLVRLPASEADGSVVLPAQVTDCDPDAVEVGDSVRRTVRRIYDQEGVPRYGAKFKPTG, encoded by the coding sequence GTGAATCCCGATGCCGACGCCGAACGCGGCATCCTCGCGGCCGGGGTCTACGTCCCCCGCGCCAGACTCCCCGCCGAGACGGTCGCGGACGCGTGGGGCAGTTTCGAGGGCCGCGGCATCGACACGACCGCCGTCCCGGCGGGCGACGAGGATGCCGTGACGATGGGCGTCGCGGCGGCGGAACGGGCGTTCGAGGCGAACACCGCGACCGGAACGTCGCCCGATTCGCCGGACTCGGCGTCGGTCGCGCCCGACGAGGTCGGGACGCTCGCGTTCGCCACCACGACGCCGCCGCTGGAGGAGGAGCAACTCGGGCCGCGACTCGTCCGGGCGCTCGGCCTCCCGGACTCCTGCCGGACGTGGGAGCACGGCGGGAGCACCGCAGCGGGCGCGGACGCCATCCAGACCGCTCTCGACGCCGACGGCCCGGCGCTCGCGGTCGTCGCGGACGCGCCGGAGGGTGACCCGGCCGGCGAGGGCCACGCGTTCGGCGCGGGCGCCGCGGCGTTCCTCGTCGCCGACGACGCCCTCGTCCCCTGCGAGGCGGTCGCGGCCGCGACCGACGAGTCGCCCGGCATCCGGTTCCGGGAGCGCGGCGCGACCGACCTCGACTCGCTCGACGTGACCGGGTACGAGCGCGCGGCGACCCGCGAGACGACCCGCCGGGCCATCGCCGACCTTGACGTCGACCCGGACGAAATCCGCGCCGCGGCGGTCCACCAGCCGAACGGGTCGATGCCGTCCCGCATCGCGGACGGGGACGTCGTCCCCGCGGACGCCGTCTCGGCGGGACTGGTCGCGGACCGCGTCGGCGACGCGGGGGCGGCGACGGTTCCGATGGGCCTCGTCGAGGCGCTTTCGACCCCGGGCGACGGCCCCGTCCTCGCGGCGTTCTTCGGGAGCGGCGGGAGCGCCGTCGCGTTCTCGTTCGCCGGCGAACTCGACGCGGTGGCCGGGACCGACTTCGACGACGGCGTCGCCGTCGAGTACGCCGAGTCCCTCCGCAAGCGCGGTCGCCTCGGCGACGGCGAGGTCGCCGGGGGCGGCGCGAACGTCTCGCTGCCGAACTGGCGGCGGACGCTCGACGCCCGCTACGCGCTGACCGCCGGGCGCTGTCCCGAGTGCGGGACGCTCTCGTTCCCGGGCGAGGGCGCCTGCGGGGGCTGTCACGAGCGGGTCGAGTACGAGCGGGTGTCGCTCTCCCGGGAGGGGACCGTCGAGGCGCGGACGGTCATCGGCCAGGGCGGCGCGCCCCCGGAGTTCGTCGCCCTCCAGCGCCGCGAGGGCGACTACGCGGCGGTCCTCGTCCGACTCCCCGCGAGCGAGGCGGACGGGTCGGTGGTGCTGCCCGCCCAGGTGACCGACTGCGACCCCGACGCCGTCGAGGTGGGCGACTCGGTCCGCCGGACCGTCCGTCGGATCTACGACCAGGAGGGCGTCCCGCGGTACGGCGCGAAGTTCAAGCCGACGGGATAG
- a CDS encoding coenzyme F420-0:L-glutamate ligase: MELFAVPDLPEIREGEDLAAAIRDRVDLRPDDVVCVASTVVSKAEGRTFDLDDFPPSERARGIASRLEAISGEEKDPRFAQAVLEESDELLLEAPFLLTATRFGHVGVNAGIDRSNVPAGDLLLLPEDPTESAERIREGLPVDRVIVTDTCGRPFRHGQRGVAVGWAGMHASRDWRGETDRDGRELGVTVENVVDELAAAANLLAGEGDGGTPVVVVRDFEWGAHGGSDEHFRAVEGDFVRQALQGWEFDG, encoded by the coding sequence ATGGAACTGTTCGCCGTCCCCGACCTCCCCGAGATTCGGGAGGGCGAGGACCTCGCGGCCGCGATCCGCGACCGGGTCGACCTCCGCCCGGACGACGTGGTCTGTGTCGCCTCCACCGTCGTCTCGAAGGCCGAGGGGCGGACGTTCGACCTCGACGACTTCCCGCCCTCGGAGCGGGCCAGGGGGATCGCGTCCCGGCTCGAAGCGATCTCGGGCGAGGAGAAGGACCCCCGGTTCGCCCAGGCCGTCCTGGAGGAGTCCGACGAGCTGCTGCTGGAAGCCCCGTTCCTCCTCACGGCGACACGCTTCGGCCACGTCGGAGTCAACGCCGGCATCGACCGCTCGAACGTCCCGGCGGGTGACCTGCTGCTCCTCCCCGAGGATCCGACTGAGTCGGCCGAGCGGATCCGCGAGGGGCTGCCGGTCGATCGCGTGATCGTCACCGACACCTGCGGCCGGCCGTTCCGGCACGGCCAGCGCGGCGTCGCCGTCGGCTGGGCCGGCATGCACGCCTCCCGCGACTGGCGCGGCGAGACGGACCGCGACGGGCGCGAACTCGGCGTCACCGTCGAGAACGTCGTGGACGAACTCGCGGCCGCCGCGAACCTCCTCGCGGGCGAGGGCGACGGCGGCACCCCGGTCGTCGTCGTCCGCGACTTCGAGTGGGGCGCACACGGCGGCAGCGACGAGCACTTCCGCGCGGTCGAGGGCGACTTCGTGCGGCAGGCGCTGCAGGGGTGGGAGTTCGATGGGTGA